In the Doryrhamphus excisus isolate RoL2022-K1 chromosome 2, RoL_Dexc_1.0, whole genome shotgun sequence genome, tcaggcagaagtagTTGGAGTTGCCGATTCCTGGTTTGTGAACACGGTCGATGCTGGACTATATatatgcccggaggcgggctgtgggtgtaataaattaaaacagaccagttggaaatctaaagaaatacagctggaataggtgcagattctggaagatctagaaagctttctgtgtgggttattgtgtggggctgctctataggagtccactgaaaatgagcataataggtcccctttataaAAGTTCTTATCTCGAGcagtgtggtctgcgcgctaaccactcgaccaagaactaattaactaattatattttagaacggcggtcgagtggtatacacgcagacctcacacctaggagaccagggttcaattccaccctcggccatctctgttctccccgtgcattttctctgggtactccggtttcctcccacattccaaaaacatgctaggttaattagcgactccaaattgtccataggtatgaatgtgagtgtgaatggttgtttgtctatatgtgattggctggccaccagtccagggtgtaccccgcctcttgcccaaagacagctgggataggctccagcaacccccgcgaccctcgtgaggataagcgatagaaaatgaatgaatgaatgaattttagaacggcagtcgagtggttagcacgcagacctcacagctaggagaccagggttcaattccaccctcggccatctctgtgtggagtttgcatgctctccccgtgcattttcaccgggtactccggtttcctcccacattccaaaaacatgctaggttaattggccactccaaattgtccataggtatgaatgtgagtgtgaatggttgtttgtctatatgtgccctgtgattggctggccaccagtccagggtgtaccccgcctcttgcccaaagacagctgggataggctccagcaaccctcgtgaggaaaagcggtagaaaaatgaattttggatttttttccccaaaattgccGGATAGAGTCGGGTTTTGTGAGGCTCAGCATGGATGGTGTCATGAGTGAACAACGGCAagtgaagagagaaggggaggctTCTGGACCTGAATCTAGGGTCGAGTGAGCTGTGGCTACATTATAGCATAGCATTATAGCATATAGCACCTTCTGGACTGTTGTAGCCAGGCCCCGATTTGTAAACAAGATCAGAACATGGAAGAAGCTTCTTCTCAAGCCTCATTGTCGCCACATCCTGTTCAATTCCTCCTTACTGAACTCTCGAGCCTTTAACCGCAACGTGACGACACCGGAAGAAGAAAGGATACAGCAGATGGTGGCGACGGTTTGCAGCACGGTGGAGAACACGCGTGCCGGGTACAGAACCTTCTCGTATCCACTTAGATGGCATCGGCTGGTCAGGGCCGTCAGTAGAGTTGTGTAGAAGCAGATGCAGAAGAAACTCATGGCGGCTCCCACGTAGTGCAACACCTTCAGGTAGCCgggctgacacacacacacacacaatacataatGAATATGAGTTTACTACAGTATGTCAATCAAGCGGGTGCCATTACTGTATTACTAGTGTAGTGTGTACTATATTATTACAGGATGCATTACGAGCGATGACTGCGTTACAACCAAGGAATTACGCCGGTGATGAGACGCGCCGACACCTGATGAAACATACCTGTACAGCTATAGGAAGACCCAAGCGGCCCATAATGCAACACAAGCCTGATCGCACACTGCAAGTAAGAACTGTGTACACAGTAGATCCCCCTCTACGGAACGTACTGGTGTTACGTTCcattaataatacagtaaacctcggatatatcggactcggatatatcgaaaattcgctcacaacggacagataaaaaagaaccgattttttctgtaatgcatttccaataaaaactaataataatataataattataatatactgTCTTGAGGCCAGTTTGGCTGTGAAAGCTGGTGGTGATGCAGCCAAACCAAcaacaactatggtgcatttaAGGGCAGCCAAACTAAGTGCGAAATCTCAACGCCTGAGGAAAAAGCATGACCAGTGATGGTGGAGATATGTTTTTTGTAGGAAAGATTTTGGAAAAAGGAATTCATTTCCATAAATGCTGAATGGACACTATTCTGGGATCCACTGTAAACAACGTATGGATGCACTACGTTTGGCTCTTACGTTACAATTCCCGGCGGCGAACGCCCCCAAGGACGCCGCCACGCCGAAGACCATCGCCAGCTTGCTGAGCTTGGAGTAACATGCGTGCTTCTCCAGGATGTGGGCATGGTGGAATACAACGAAGACCAGAACTAGAATGAATAACAACAACTTTTAGAACCTTGGGGGTGTAGGGGGAACGCTCACCAGCAGTTGAACTCACACAGAAAGGATGCGGCGTTGATGGTCGCTGTAAAAAGTGAATTCTCCGGAGCGTATGTGCCGCTTGTGCTGCAGTGGGACATTTGAAATGTCTTTCATTGAACGTGAGTCACGGCTAGGACTTCTATTCTCACCTTAGGGTGGGAACCTTGCAGCACCCGGGGGTAAGATTGCCTGTGCAGAAGTTGTCACCCGtcctgcaacaacaacaaaagtacTTTGTAAAGAATGGAATGCAGAAATTGGATGTTTGCTGGAGTGAAATACAACCCACCAGTCACCGAG is a window encoding:
- the si:dkey-228d14.5 gene encoding transmembrane protein 150A isoform X2, with translation MFLWMLLPISLSLVSFIGTWAIYGLAYSNQHVCSLGDWTGDNFCTGNLTPGCCKVPTLSTSGTYAPENSLFTATINAASFLFLVFVVFHHAHILEKHACYSKLSKLAMVFGVAASLGAFAAGNCNPGYLKVLHYVGAAMSFFCICFYTTLLTALTSRCHLSGYEKVLYPARVFSTVLQTVATICYTFFFAHHEYHYVHLSAVFEWILSVNLELFELSYAAEFCFFSTYMLSNLYSKPEEEMPFILTLS
- the si:dkey-228d14.5 gene encoding transmembrane protein 150A isoform X1 encodes the protein MKNMFLWMLLPISLSLVSFIGTWAIYGLAYSNQHVCSLGDWTGDNFCTGNLTPGCCKVPTLSTSGTYAPENSLFTATINAASFLFLVFVVFHHAHILEKHACYSKLSKLAMVFGVAASLGAFAAGNCNPGYLKVLHYVGAAMSFFCICFYTTLLTALTSRCHLSGYEKVLYPARVFSTVLQTVATICYTFFFAHHEYHYVHLSAVFEWILSVNLELFELSYAAEFCFFSTYMLSNLYSKPEEEMPFILTLS